In one window of Palaemon carinicauda isolate YSFRI2023 chromosome 2, ASM3689809v2, whole genome shotgun sequence DNA:
- the LOC137615364 gene encoding anaphase-promoting complex subunit 10-like: MSTRDTTASLSSEGGGSQESEEQTERDDNETVEEMEEEEGTPGLLHIVTPDRLREIGHQATWSVSSCKLGFDVAKLTDDSVDTYWQSDGLPPHLVSMQFQRKLKVEGVWIYLKYSRDKSYTPNRISVRSGTHFNDLQEIKVVDFVKPNGWFFIPLNDVSEFPFRTFMLQLAILTNHDYGQDARIRQMKIHSPVEMPVVAIDCQGSFTSPTFKMYSYIR, translated from the coding sequence ATGTCAACTCGGGATACAACCGCTTCGTTGTCAAGCGAAGGTGGGGGAAGTCAAGAAAGCGAAGAGCAAACTGAAAGGGATGACAATGAGACAGTTgaagaaatggaagaagaagaaggaactcCTGGCCTGCTACACATAGTAACGCCTGACCGTCTACGTGAGATTGGACACCAAGCGACCTGGTCCGTGTCATCTTGCAAACTCGGGTTTGACGTTGCAAAGCTGACCGATGATTCTGTCGATACCTACTGGCAGTCGGATGGGCTTCCACCTCATCTGGTCAGTATGCAATTCCAGAGGAAACTGAAAGTCGAGGGCGTCTGGATATACTTAAAATACAGTAGGGACAAAAGCTATACTCCCAATAGGATATCCGTTAGGTCTGGGACCCACTTCAATGATCTGCAAGAAATAAAAGTGGTAGATTTCGTCAAACCGAACGGGTGGTTCTTCATTCCTCTAAATGATGTCAGTGAATTTCCCTTTCGTACTTTTATGCTACAACTCGCCATTTTAACCAATCACGATTATGGACAGGACGCACGCATACGTCAGATGAAAATTCATTCTCCCGTTGAAATGCCAGTTGTAGCAATTGACTGCCAAGGGTCTTTTACCTCGCCCACTTTTAAGATGTACTCATACATCAGGTAa